The following are from one region of the Segatella oris genome:
- a CDS encoding lysylphosphatidylglycerol synthase transmembrane domain-containing protein, with translation MKKLSAKFIKIVLPLLLGGVILYWMYRDFDFHSISDVLFHKMNWMWMLLSFPFGISAQAFRGWRWRQTLEPIGEKPRTSTAVYSIFLSYAVSLIVPRMGEFARCGVLKHYDGVSFPKAIGTVVTERAIDSLLVLLIALLTFLSQIPVFTRFFDKTGTRIDTLFTNFSLAGWLVTAVCGVAVLILLYYLLRRLRFINKVKGTLKGIWQGVSSLKDVHNVPLFLFYTIAIWGSYFMHYYLTFFCFKATSGLSLSCALVTFIVGSIAVIVPTPNGAGPWHFAVKTMLILYGVGETDALYFVLIVHSVQTLLVVLLGLYAWLALAFTKRNDTVQHE, from the coding sequence GTGAAGAAACTATCAGCTAAATTCATTAAGATTGTTCTGCCGTTATTGCTCGGCGGAGTCATTCTTTATTGGATGTATCGCGATTTCGATTTCCACAGCATCAGCGACGTTCTGTTCCACAAGATGAACTGGATGTGGATGCTGTTGTCGTTTCCTTTCGGCATATCGGCACAGGCCTTTCGCGGTTGGCGCTGGCGACAGACGCTTGAACCTATCGGTGAAAAGCCCCGCACTTCGACTGCTGTTTATTCTATTTTCCTGTCATATGCCGTCAGTCTTATCGTGCCCCGAATGGGCGAATTCGCCCGTTGCGGCGTGCTGAAGCATTATGATGGCGTTTCTTTTCCCAAGGCCATAGGCACTGTAGTGACCGAACGTGCCATTGATTCCCTGCTTGTTCTGCTGATTGCACTGCTCACTTTTCTTTCTCAGATACCCGTTTTTACGCGTTTCTTTGACAAAACCGGTACGCGGATTGATACCCTCTTTACCAATTTCTCGCTTGCAGGTTGGTTGGTTACTGCCGTCTGTGGCGTCGCAGTTCTTATTCTGCTCTACTATCTTCTCCGTCGGTTGCGCTTTATAAATAAGGTGAAAGGCACGCTCAAAGGTATCTGGCAAGGGGTCAGTTCGTTGAAAGATGTGCACAATGTACCGCTTTTCCTCTTCTACACCATAGCTATTTGGGGAAGTTATTTCATGCACTATTACCTCACGTTCTTCTGTTTCAAAGCCACCTCGGGGCTGTCACTTTCCTGCGCATTGGTTACCTTTATCGTGGGCAGCATCGCCGTGATTGTGCCTACACCCAACGGTGCAGGGCCATGGCATTTCGCCGTAAAGACGATGCTTATCCTTTATGGTGTGGGCGAAACTGATGCCCTTTATTTCGTTCTTATCGTGCATAGTGTGCAGACTCTTCTCGTCGTTCTGCTGGGCCTCTACGCCTGGTTAGCATTGGCATTCACCAAGCGAAACGACACTGTTCAACATGAATAA